The nucleotide sequence GATGACTTTATTCTCCGGGGAACTACCCAGGGAATAAATTTATTTTTAATAAAATATATTGCAATCACCATGAGTCTACTGATTTTAATCTACATCTTTATCTCCTTTGGGGGAAAAGTCGAAATGGCACTGGTTTACTCTCTCAGAGAAAAAGCCTTTGAAAAATTACAATATCAATCATTTTCATACTTTGATATCAATGCTGATGGATGGATCATGGCAAGAATGACCTCTGATATTAGAAAAATTGGAGAAATTGTAGCTTGGGGATTTGTAGATATGATCTGGAGTATCGGATTTTTAAGTGGTATCTTGGTAATGATGTTTAGATTAAACTATAAACTGGCCTTGGTCCTTACCCTTTTACTTCCAATTTTAATTATAATAAGTATCTATTTTCAAAGAAAAATTTTGAGAAGCCAAAGAGATGTACGAAAAATCAATTCCCTTATTACCGGGGCATACAACGAGGGTATTTTAGGAGCTAAAACATCTAAGATCCTGGTAAATGAAGAAAAAAATATCGATGAATTTGAGAATTTAAGTTCTCGAATGAATAGAACATCTGTAGGAGCAGCTATTATTACTGCACTCTACCTTCCTATGATAATAGGATTGAACAGTGTCGGCCTTGTGGCAGTCTTAGGAATAGGTAAAAATTTTATTTTAAATGGAGTAATCAGTGTAGGAACCTTGGTTCTTTTTATTAACTATACCACCATGTTCTTTGATCCCATAAAACAATTTTCCCGAGTCTTTACAGAGATGCAGTCAGCTCACGCCTCCTTTGAAAGGGTATTAGAGCTCATTCATTCAGACCTTGAAATTGAAGATTCTAAAGAAATAATTGAAAAATATGGAGACCTATGTGAGAAAAAAATTCATAACTGGGAAAAAATAGAAGGTAATGTTGAATTTAAAGATGTTGATTTCAAATATAATAATGGAGAACCGATCCTCCAAGACTTTAATCTTAAAATATCTTCCGGTGAAACCATCGCCCTGGTAGGAGAAACGGGATCTGGAAAGTCCACAATTGTAAACCTTGCATGCAGGTTTTATGAACCTACAAAGGGGAGTGTTCTTATAGATGGTACCGATTATAAGGAAAGATCTCAGAGCTGGCTCCACCATAACCTCGGTTATGTCCTCCAAACTCCTCATCTATTCAGTGGTACAATCAAAGATAATATCTCCTACGGAAAGAGGGAAGCTACATTTGAAGAGATTGTAGGAGCAGCCAAATTAGTAAAGGCACATGATTTTATTCATAAATTTAAACATGGTTACGACACAGAAGTAGGAGAGGGAGGAAATAACCTTTCTACAGGACAAAAACAATTGATCTCCTTTGCTAGAGCTATTCTAAAAAATCCCAGTATATTTATCTTGGATGAGGCCACTTCCTCTATAGATGCAGAGAGTGAAAAGATGATTCAAGATGCTACTGATATCCTTTTACATGGAAGAACCAGCTTTATAATTGCTCATAGACTCTCAACTATAATCAATGCTGACAGGATCCTGGTTATAAAGGATGGAAAGATTATAGAGGAAGGAAATCATCATTTTCTGATGGATAAAAAAGGTAGCTACTTCACCCTTTACACCCATCAATTTACCCGGGATAAAGAATCAAAGTTAATGTCACAGAACTAATTCGGAGGAATACTAATATGAAAGAATATTATTTAAAAAATAACAGGAACTACACAATTCGAGAGATAGATCTTGGAGATGCTAAACATTTTATAAACTATAGAACTACTTTGGCAGATGAGACTACTTATATGAGAGCTTCCAGATCGGAATTAAACCTCAATTTAGAAGTTCAAAATAAATCTATTGAAAATTTTATAAACTATGAAAATCAATACTCTATTGTTGCAGAATTGAACGGAGTAATCATAGGGAACCTCCAATTTAGAGGGGGAGAGCGTCAGAGAACCAAACATGCAGGTGAATTTGGAATAAGTGTCTTAAAAAATTATTGGGGTAATCGAATTGGATATAACCTGTTGGCTCACCTCATTGAGTGGGCTAAAGATAATAAGGTTGTAAAGAAAATTAATCTGGAAGTCCGGGAAGATAATAAGAGTGCTATTGCTCTGTATAAAAAATTAGGTTTTGAATTGGAGGGAACCATCAGAAAAAATTTCTTTGCCGATGGTAAATATTATGATTCATATATTATGGGAATTATCTTTGAGTAAAATTTAAGGAGCTTTATATGAAAAAACTTATCTTGTATTTGTCTATTTTTTCTATACTTTCATATTCCCAGACAATCAATGGTGTAATTTTAAAGGATAAAATTAAAGTCCACGGCCAGGATCTTGTTTTAAACGGTGCCGGGACTAGAAATAAATTTTTTATGGATATATATGTGGGATCTTTATATGTTGTATTTCCTACAAATGATGCCGTATCTATAATTAACTCCAATACCATTAAAAGTATGCACCTTAATATTATATCTAACTGGATCAATCGCAGATTATTAAAAAGTGCTCTCCGGTCTGAATTGAAAAACTCCTCTACCAAAGAAGAGATGGATCAACTTCAGGATGAGATAGACATTTTTTTATCTACATTTAATGAGGAAATAAAAAAAGGAGATGAATTTATCTTTAATATAATTCCCAATATAGGAGTAGAAGTTTATAAAAATAATAAACTGATCAAATCTATACAGGGAAACCTATTCAGTAGAAGATTGATCCAGCTATGGATCGGAAATACTCCAGTAGATGAAAAACTAAAAATTGAAATTTTAGGAGGTTCAGAGATAAAATATTGAGTAAAACAGATTAAAGTGATCTTTTCAACCAAAAAGATCACTTTTTTATAGTCTAGAAAACTATAAAAAACTAAGTTGTACATGTCTGGAGGTAACCTCAAGGTACTTTTTATAACTATATTTTATCAAATTTTATTTCCATAAAATATAGTTTGATTTTTTAATTTTTTATTAGATTTTGACTTGATTCTTTTAGAAAATAGAGTATACTTGGATTGAATAAAATATTAAAATTTACTAAAGGGGGTACAGATGTTAAATGATAAACTTTTAAAACTTAGAGATGAAATGAGTAAAAATGGGATAGACGCTTATATTATTCCTAGTTCAGATGCACATCAAAGTGAATATGTGGCAGAGTATTTTAAAGGTAGAAGATGGATCAGTAACTTTACAGGTAGTGCTGGAACTGCTGTTATCACCTCTGATTCTGCTGGTCTTTGGACAGATGGACGATACTTTATCCAGGCTGAAAAAGAACTTGAAGGAAGTGGGTTTGATCTTTTTAAAATGGCTCAAGATGGAGTCCCTACCTATCCTGAATGGTTAAAAAGCGTTCTAAAGAGTGATAGTATTATTGGGTTTGATGGAAAAGTTATCTCTGTTTCTGCCTACAATGAATTAAAAAAAGGATTTGATGAAGACAACTTCAAAATTCAGCACGACCTATTGGAATCTATCTGGGATGACAGACCTAGTTTCCCAAAAGAGAATATATTTGTTCATGATCTTTGCTATGCTGGTAAGTCTGTTACTCAAAAAATTGATATTATTCGTGGAATATACCATTCCCATGGGGCTGATAGTTATATTCTCAGCTCTTTAGATGATATTGCATGGACTTTTAACCTAAGAGGAAGCGATGTATTGAATAACACTACTTTCTATGCATATGCACTTATTGAAGATGATAAGACTACTTTATTTATAGATCTAGATAAACTGGATGAACAAACTAAAA is from Psychrilyobacter atlanticus DSM 19335 and encodes:
- a CDS encoding ABC transporter ATP-binding protein; protein product: METINKKSSINIIKNILLFLKPFKGKIAVIFISIIIISGLEAYLPVMQKIAIDDFILRGTTQGINLFLIKYIAITMSLLILIYIFISFGGKVEMALVYSLREKAFEKLQYQSFSYFDINADGWIMARMTSDIRKIGEIVAWGFVDMIWSIGFLSGILVMMFRLNYKLALVLTLLLPILIIISIYFQRKILRSQRDVRKINSLITGAYNEGILGAKTSKILVNEEKNIDEFENLSSRMNRTSVGAAIITALYLPMIIGLNSVGLVAVLGIGKNFILNGVISVGTLVLFINYTTMFFDPIKQFSRVFTEMQSAHASFERVLELIHSDLEIEDSKEIIEKYGDLCEKKIHNWEKIEGNVEFKDVDFKYNNGEPILQDFNLKISSGETIALVGETGSGKSTIVNLACRFYEPTKGSVLIDGTDYKERSQSWLHHNLGYVLQTPHLFSGTIKDNISYGKREATFEEIVGAAKLVKAHDFIHKFKHGYDTEVGEGGNNLSTGQKQLISFARAILKNPSIFILDEATSSIDAESEKMIQDATDILLHGRTSFIIAHRLSTIINADRILVIKDGKIIEEGNHHFLMDKKGSYFTLYTHQFTRDKESKLMSQN
- a CDS encoding GNAT family N-acetyltransferase gives rise to the protein MKEYYLKNNRNYTIREIDLGDAKHFINYRTTLADETTYMRASRSELNLNLEVQNKSIENFINYENQYSIVAELNGVIIGNLQFRGGERQRTKHAGEFGISVLKNYWGNRIGYNLLAHLIEWAKDNKVVKKINLEVREDNKSAIALYKKLGFELEGTIRKNFFADGKYYDSYIMGIIFE
- a CDS encoding chalcone isomerase family protein, which gives rise to MKKLILYLSIFSILSYSQTINGVILKDKIKVHGQDLVLNGAGTRNKFFMDIYVGSLYVVFPTNDAVSIINSNTIKSMHLNIISNWINRRLLKSALRSELKNSSTKEEMDQLQDEIDIFLSTFNEEIKKGDEFIFNIIPNIGVEVYKNNKLIKSIQGNLFSRRLIQLWIGNTPVDEKLKIEILGGSEIKY